One Actinomadura viridis genomic region harbors:
- a CDS encoding FAD/NAD(P)-binding protein — METMTPVPYRVATRWRETGDTVTLRLEPLGRPIGEPRPGQFTMMYAFGIGEVPISVSRAVPIEQTVRAAGAVTRAIHGTRTGGVLGLRGPYGTGWDLDGARGRDLVFAGGGIGLAPLRAAVLRALADRDAYGRVAVLIGARSPRDLLYAAELDRWRARGARVEVTVDRAGAGWTGHVGLITALVDRAEVDPARAAAFVCGPEIMMRLTAEALVARGVPAADVRLSLERNMRCGVAWCGHCQLGPLLLCRDGPVVAYETAAPLMAVKEL, encoded by the coding sequence ATGGAGACGATGACCCCGGTCCCGTACCGGGTCGCGACCCGGTGGCGGGAGACCGGCGACACCGTCACCCTGCGGCTGGAGCCGCTGGGGCGGCCGATCGGCGAGCCGCGGCCCGGCCAGTTCACGATGATGTACGCCTTCGGGATCGGCGAGGTCCCGATCTCGGTGAGCCGGGCCGTCCCGATCGAGCAGACGGTCCGGGCGGCCGGCGCGGTCACCCGGGCGATCCACGGCACCCGGACGGGCGGGGTGCTCGGCCTGCGCGGACCGTACGGCACCGGCTGGGACCTGGACGGCGCGCGCGGCCGTGACCTGGTGTTCGCGGGCGGCGGGATCGGGCTGGCGCCGCTGCGGGCGGCGGTGCTCCGCGCGCTGGCCGACCGGGACGCCTACGGGCGGGTGGCGGTGCTGATCGGCGCCCGGAGCCCGCGGGACCTGCTCTACGCGGCCGAACTCGACCGGTGGCGGGCCCGCGGCGCCCGGGTCGAGGTCACCGTGGACCGCGCCGGGGCCGGCTGGACCGGCCATGTCGGCCTGATCACCGCGCTGGTCGACCGGGCGGAGGTCGATCCGGCCCGCGCCGCCGCCTTCGTCTGCGGGCCCGAGATCATGATGCGGCTCACCGCCGAGGCGCTGGTCGCCCGCGGCGTCCCGGCCGCCGACGTGCGGCTCTCGCTGGAACGCAACATGCGCTGCGGCGTCGCCTGGTGCGGCCACTGCCAGCTCGGCCCGCTGCTGCTGTGCCGGGACGGCCCTGTCGTCGCCTACGAGACGGCCGCGCCGCTGATGGCCGTGAAGGAGCTGTGA
- a CDS encoding oxidoreductase, whose product MAEGRPRLAVWKFASCDGCQLTLLDCEDELLELAGQVEIAHFLEASDAVADGPYDVSLVEGSVSTPADRERIRHVREISRTLVTIGACATAGGVQALRNFADVREFASVVYARPEYVATLARSTPIAAHVPVDFELQGCPIDRRQLLEVLTAFLLGRRPDIPDHSVCFECKRRGTVCVMVAKGTPCLGPITHAGCGAICPAYGRGCYGCFGPSPAWSGARPNTRALLPWLDMTPDETRRVLSTFNVTAFREEREEEQDHDPPA is encoded by the coding sequence ATGGCCGAGGGGAGACCGCGGCTGGCGGTGTGGAAGTTCGCGTCCTGCGACGGCTGCCAGCTCACGCTGCTGGACTGCGAGGACGAGCTGCTGGAGCTGGCCGGGCAGGTCGAGATCGCGCACTTCCTGGAGGCGTCGGACGCCGTGGCGGACGGCCCGTACGACGTGTCGCTGGTGGAGGGGTCGGTGTCGACGCCCGCCGACCGCGAGCGCATCCGGCACGTCCGGGAGATCTCCCGGACGCTGGTGACCATCGGGGCGTGCGCGACCGCCGGCGGCGTCCAGGCGCTGCGCAACTTCGCCGACGTGCGCGAGTTCGCCTCGGTCGTCTACGCCCGGCCCGAGTACGTCGCGACCCTGGCGCGCTCGACGCCGATCGCCGCGCACGTCCCGGTCGACTTCGAGCTCCAGGGCTGCCCGATCGACCGGCGCCAGCTCCTGGAGGTGCTGACGGCGTTCCTGCTCGGCCGCAGGCCCGACATCCCCGACCACAGCGTCTGCTTCGAGTGCAAGCGGCGCGGCACCGTCTGCGTCATGGTCGCCAAGGGAACGCCCTGCCTGGGCCCGATCACCCATGCCGGCTGCGGCGCGATCTGCCCCGCGTACGGGCGGGGCTGCTACGGCTGCTTCGGGCCCTCGCCCGCCTGGAGCGGGGCCCGGCCCAACACCCGGGCGCTGCTGCCCTGGCTGGACATGACCCCGGACGAGACCCGGCGGGTGCTGTCCACGTTCAACGTCACCGCCTTCCGCGAGGAGCGGGAAGAGGAGCAGGACCATGACCCACCGGCATGA
- a CDS encoding Ni/Fe hydrogenase subunit alpha has translation MTHRHDRTLNVGALARVEGEGAMYVRVRGTRVEEVRLDIYEPPRFFEAFLRGRAHTEPPDITARICGICPVAYQTSACRAIEAACGVTVDGPLNDLRRLLYCGEWIESHALHIYLLHAPDFLGYPGAVEMARDHRDVVQRGLRLKKAGNTVMEMLGGRAIHPVNVRVGGFYRVPSRAELEPLAGILRAALDDALATVRWAAGFDFPDFTHPHDHLALTGDRYPIEGGTPRTGSGRSFAPDAFERHVTEHQVPYSTALHARLDGGGRYLTGPLARYALNRDRLSPLALEAAALAGLGAECRNPFQSILVRAVEVVYAIDEALRLIGAYEPPDRPSVPVPPREGTGHGVSEAPRGLLYHRYALDAAGLITAARIVPPTSQNQAAIEEDLRRFVAGSLHLDDERLARRCEQAIRNYDPCISCSTHFLDLTVERS, from the coding sequence ATGACCCACCGGCATGACCGCACGCTGAACGTCGGCGCCCTGGCCCGGGTGGAGGGCGAGGGCGCGATGTACGTCCGGGTCCGCGGCACCCGGGTCGAGGAGGTGCGGCTGGACATCTACGAGCCGCCCCGCTTCTTCGAGGCGTTCTTACGCGGGCGCGCGCACACCGAGCCGCCCGACATCACGGCCCGGATCTGCGGGATCTGCCCGGTCGCGTACCAGACCAGCGCGTGCCGGGCGATCGAGGCGGCCTGCGGCGTGACCGTGGACGGGCCGCTGAACGACCTGCGGCGGCTGCTGTACTGCGGCGAGTGGATCGAGAGCCACGCCCTGCACATCTACCTGCTCCACGCGCCCGACTTCCTCGGCTACCCGGGGGCGGTCGAGATGGCCCGCGACCACCGGGACGTCGTGCAGCGGGGGCTGCGGCTGAAGAAGGCCGGGAACACGGTCATGGAGATGCTCGGGGGCCGGGCCATCCACCCCGTGAACGTCCGGGTGGGCGGCTTCTACCGGGTCCCGTCCCGGGCCGAGCTGGAGCCGCTGGCCGGGATCCTGCGGGCCGCGCTCGACGACGCGCTGGCCACGGTGCGCTGGGCGGCGGGCTTCGACTTCCCCGACTTCACCCATCCGCACGACCATCTGGCCCTGACGGGCGACCGGTACCCCATCGAGGGCGGGACCCCGCGGACCGGCTCGGGGCGCTCGTTCGCCCCGGACGCCTTCGAACGGCACGTCACCGAGCACCAGGTGCCGTACTCGACCGCGCTGCACGCCCGGCTCGACGGCGGCGGCCGGTACCTGACCGGCCCGCTCGCCCGCTACGCGCTCAACCGGGACCGCCTGTCGCCGCTGGCCCTGGAGGCCGCCGCGCTCGCGGGCCTGGGCGCCGAGTGCCGCAACCCGTTCCAGAGCATCCTGGTCCGCGCGGTCGAGGTGGTGTACGCGATCGACGAGGCGCTCCGCCTGATCGGCGCGTACGAGCCCCCGGACCGGCCGTCGGTGCCCGTACCGCCCCGCGAGGGCACCGGGCACGGGGTGAGCGAGGCCCCGCGCGGCCTGCTCTACCACCGGTACGCGCTCGACGCCGCCGGGCTGATCACCGCGGCCCGGATCGTGCCGCCCACCTCGCAGAACCAGGCCGCGATCGAGGAGGACCTGCGGCGGTTCGTCGCCGGGAGCCTGCACCTGGACGACGAGCGGCTGGCGCGGCGGTGCGAGCAGGCCATCCGCAACTACGACCCGTGCATCTCCTGCTCCACCCACTTCCTCGACCTCACCGTCGAGCGGTCATGA
- a CDS encoding hydrogenase maturation protease, which yields MTGGAADRAARRGRVVIGVGNPFRRDDGAGPAVVEALRGRIAATPAVTDGEPARLIELWAGAALAVVVDAVRADPPRPGRVHEQALEAVGRDGLDPPASSHALGLEHAVELGTALDRMPVRLRVYAIEGADFDFGVGLTPEVEAAVATVAARVEALLRDPADAPPAR from the coding sequence ATGACCGGGGGCGCGGCGGACCGGGCCGCACGGCGCGGACGGGTCGTCATCGGCGTGGGCAACCCCTTCCGCCGCGACGACGGCGCCGGGCCCGCGGTCGTCGAGGCGCTGCGCGGCCGGATCGCGGCCACGCCGGCCGTGACCGACGGCGAGCCCGCCCGCCTCATCGAACTCTGGGCCGGTGCCGCGCTCGCCGTCGTCGTCGACGCGGTGCGCGCGGACCCGCCGCGTCCCGGACGGGTGCACGAGCAGGCGCTGGAGGCGGTCGGGCGGGACGGGCTCGACCCGCCCGCGAGCAGCCATGCCCTCGGCCTGGAGCACGCCGTGGAGCTGGGAACGGCCCTGGACCGCATGCCCGTCCGGCTCCGCGTCTACGCCATCGAGGGGGCCGACTTCGATTTCGGGGTCGGGCTGACACCCGAGGTGGAGGCGGCCGTGGCGACCGTCGCCGCACGCGTCGAGGCCCTGCTGCGCGACCCCGCCGACGCGCCCCCGGCACGTTGA
- a CDS encoding aspartate/glutamate racemase family protein has protein sequence MRHAGILAHSAEGASMCFLTFCRKGFEDLGPHMHPDVTLDCVAMGHSMQAWEDGDHPAIREILATSVRRLAQAGADFFVCPDNTAHLALEAPGPELALPGLHIAEVVAERAALEGRKRVGVLGTKYLMGGTLYPRALAAHGIECRLPEAADRLIVDEIIFGELVNGLFTDRARREYVRIIEGFQAEGCDAVALVCTEIPLLITPEVSPLPTLPSTTLLASAAYETATGKRPLPTWRSGPFHPAPAA, from the coding sequence ATGCGACACGCCGGCATCCTGGCGCACAGCGCCGAGGGCGCATCAATGTGCTTCCTGACCTTCTGCAGGAAGGGCTTTGAGGATCTCGGCCCGCATATGCACCCCGACGTCACCCTCGACTGCGTGGCCATGGGGCACAGCATGCAGGCGTGGGAGGACGGGGACCACCCGGCCATCCGGGAGATCCTGGCCACCAGCGTGCGGCGCCTGGCTCAGGCCGGCGCCGACTTCTTCGTCTGCCCGGACAACACCGCCCATCTGGCCCTCGAGGCGCCGGGACCGGAGCTGGCGCTGCCGGGGCTGCACATCGCCGAGGTGGTCGCCGAGCGTGCCGCCCTGGAAGGGCGCAAGCGGGTGGGAGTGCTGGGCACCAAGTACCTGATGGGCGGGACGCTCTACCCGCGCGCCCTCGCCGCGCACGGCATCGAATGCCGGCTGCCCGAGGCCGCGGACCGCCTCATCGTCGACGAGATCATCTTCGGGGAGCTGGTGAACGGGCTGTTCACCGACCGGGCGCGGCGCGAGTATGTCCGGATCATCGAGGGGTTCCAGGCCGAGGGGTGTGACGCGGTCGCCCTCGTGTGCACCGAGATCCCCCTGCTGATCACTCCCGAGGTGTCCCCGCTGCCGACGCTGCCCTCCACGACCCTGCTGGCCTCGGCCGCCTACGAGACGGCGACCGGCAAGCGGCCGCTGCCCACCTGGCGAAGCGGCCCGTTCCATCCGGCGCCGGCCGCGTGA